The genomic DNA ATCCCCCACCAGGTTAAAGGCGCGCCATTATCGCTGGGGCAGGCGAAGATACCCATGTTCTTCACATACGGGCGGAGGCGGAAGACAATACCTCCCGGGAAGGTTGCCGGATTGTCATGCTCCGCTTGCCACTCCCACCATTCCCAGCTGCCAGCGTTCGGGAACTTCTCGTCGTAGTCCTGTGCATACATCACGATCCCCAATCCCAGCTGTTTGAGGTTGGACAGACAAGAAGTTTGGCGTGCTTTCTCCCGTGCCTGTGCGAACACCGGGAAGAGAATGGCTGCTAGTATCGCGATAATCGCGATCACAACAAGCAGCTCGATCAGTGTGAAGCCGTTTCGTCGCATCTGAGCTTCCCCTCCTAACAAGTTTTGCGTAATCGTTTACGCAATCTTATCATATCAGAACATGTTGGCTGGCGTCAAGGTGTTTCACCGCGTTTTTGCAAATTTTTCAGAAAAAAAACCGCTTTGTTACCTGCCCTTGCGTACCCCCCTGTCCTTCCGTTATAATGCGTGTGATGAACCTGTTTCTCGGGAGGTATGTACGTTCCAATGTCCAAATCCCGCCTTCTCAGCGGAATGCAGCCAACGGGTGTTTTGCATCTGGGTAACCTGGAAGGCGCTTTGCGCAATTGGGTGCTACTGCAGGAGCAGTACGAGTCCTACTTTTGTATCGTGGACTGGCACGCTCTCACCACACTTGCCGAACGTCCTGAGGAGATACCACATAATGTGCGCGAGGTAGCCATCGACTACATCGCCGCAGGACTGGATCCGCAAAAGTGTGCTATCTTTGTGCAGTCGCACGTGAAGGAACATGCGGAACTCCATCTGCTCTTTTCCATGATTACGCCGCTGGGATGGCTGGAGCGAGTGCCCACCTATAAGGAGAAGCGCGAGAATTTGCAGATAGAGTCGGTCTCCTACGGTCTGCTGGGCTATCCTGTACTGCAGGCAGCAGACATCCTTATCTATAAAGCAGCCGTTGTGCCGGTCGGAGAGGACCAGCTGCCCCATCTGGAGCTGACTCGCGAGATCGCCAGACGATTTAACTTCCTGTACGGGGAGGTTTTTCCCGAACCGCAGGCTCTGCTCACCCCAGCCGCCCGTGTGCCGGGGCTAGACGGGCGCAAAATGAGCAAGTCCTATAACAACGCTATCTACCTCTCCGACGATGCGCAAACCGTAACCCAAAAGGTGAAACAAGCCTATACCGACCCCCTGAAGATTCGCAAAAACGACCCCGGCCATCCTGAAGGATGCGTGGTCTTCGCCTTGCATCAGATATACAGCAAGCAGGAAGTGGCGACTATAGAGTCTGAATGTCGAGCCGGACAGCGGGGTTGTGTGGATTGCAAGATGCAGCTGGCAGACAATCTGAACTCAGCGTTAGACCCTCTGCGCCACCGTCGGCAGGAGCTGCTGGCAAAAGCGGGAGAACTGGAACGCATCCTGAAGGAAGGTGCGGAAAAAGCACGCGCGGTCGCCAGCGAAACCATGAAAGAAGTACGTAAAGTGATGCATCTGGAGTAGGCGATGGAGGTCACCTTTCGCGCTATCCGTCCCGATGAGCTGGAGACCTGCTTGGACGTCTGGGATGCCGCTTTTGAAGAGACCCCGCGCGATTATTTCGCAAAGTATTTTACCGGTGACCCCTGGTTTCGCCCAGAGTACACACGCTGTGCCTTCGAGGGCGAGCGGATGGTGTCTGCTGTGCAGATTGTGCGCCGGGAGGTGCGTGTTGGGCAGGTAACGCTCACTCTGGGAGGCATTGCCAACGTCGGCACGGTGCCTGCATATCGCTCGAAGGGATACTCTACCCAGCTACTGCGCGACGCCATCACGGTAATGGAGAACGAGGGGTTTGATTTCTCGATGCTTTTCACCGGTATTCACGGCTTCTACGCGCGGCTTGGGTGGGAAATCCTGCCGGTGCAGGTGATGTCTGCCGAGATTCGTGCCGACCTTCCCACCCCCAAACAGACCTGCCGCATCCGCCCGCTTGCCGATGCGGACCTGGACGCCCTGTGTGCCTGCTACGAACAGTGTAATGCTGGGCGCAGTTTCACTGTGGTGCGTTCCCCCGCTTATCTGCGCGGCTGGACAGGTTGGGATGAGCGCACCCCCAGCGATGTGTTTGTGGCGGAAGCGGCGGGCAAACCGGTGGGCTATATCGTTGCCCCGATGGGTGATAAACTGTCCATCATCGAGGTCGGCTGGCTGCCTGCATACAGCGAGTGCATCTTCGCTTTAATGCTCTACGTAGCGCGGCTGGCGGCGGACCGCCAAATTACTCAGGTTCGCCTGCATATCCCGCGTGACCCAGCGCTGATGAGCGTCGCTCGCAACCTGTTCCGCCACTTTACTTGGCACGAGCACGCTCCGATGGTTCGTGTGATACGCTTGCAACCGCTAGTGAATAAGCTCTTGCCCGAGCTGTCGCGGCGAGTGCAAATGGTGGGCGCAAAGGGCACGGTGAGGTTGCGCCTGCCGTCGGGCACGGTGGGGCTGAAAGCGAACGGCGAGGGGGTAACGCGCTATGCCGACGCCCTGCCGGAAGTAGCATTAACGCAGGCGCAGTTTCTGGGGCTGGTTTTTGGGTTGACAGGTGCCGAGGAGTTACCCGATCCTGTTCCCCAGCAAACCCGTGCTCTGTTGAACGTGCTCTTTCCGCGCCAACCAGCGATATACTGGGCGTGGGACAGCTTCTAAAATGGTCGAGGAGTGGTACCATGGCTGAACAACATCACATGCATCGTGAAATACACGAACAACCGCAAGTGATTCGCACTGTGGCGCAGAAAAGCGTGCGCCCGGCGCAGTTGCTGGCGCAAGCTATCCGCGACAGGGGGGTCCAATTTGTAATGATTAGCGCTCGCGGCACCTCCGATAACGCGGCACTCTATACCAAATACCGACTGGAGATAGAAGCGGGCATTCCGGTCGCCTCGGCTGCGCCTTCTATCTTCACGCTGTATAGCGGACAACTGAACCTCTCGCGTGCAATGGTTATCGGAATTAGCCAATCGGGCAAGGCGCAGGACGTAGTGGAGGTGGTTTCGGCAGCTCGTGCTGCAGGAGCATTGACTGCCGCCATCACCAACGACCCCAGCTCGGAACTGGCGCAAGTAGCGGAGCACGTGTTGCTTTGCCACGCGGGCGAGGAGCGTAGCGTCGCCGCTACCAAAACCTACACCGCTACGCTGGCGAACATCGCTCTGCTGGTGGACGCTCTGGTAGGGCGGACACGCCCCGGCGAGGACATCGAAGAGGCTGCGCAGGGCATGGAGCAGGTGCTGGCGATGGAAGAAGAGATAGAGCTTCTCGCAGAGCGTTACCGCTATATGTCCGCCTGTATGGTGCTGTCGCGCGGATATAACTTCTGCACCGCGCATGAAGCCGCACTGAAGATGATGGAGACGGGCTACGTGATTGCACGCGCCTACTCCGCCGCCGACTTCCTGCACGGTCCCATTGCCGTGGTGGACACAGGCTTCCCTTGCTTCGTGTACGCGCCCAACGGCAACGCCTACGCCACTATGCTACAGCTAACCGCCAAACTGCGCGAGCGCGGTGCAGAGATCGTTGTTATCTCCTGCAACCCGGAGATTCTGCGTTTAGCCACCCGGATGGTGGTGCTGCCGTGCGATATTACCGAGCGCATCAGCCCACTGGTGTACATCGTCGTCGGGCAGCTGTTCGCGTTCCATCTGTCCGAAACGCGCGGATACGACCCGGACCGTCCACGGGGGCTGAGCAAGATTACTATTACGCGGTGATAATATATTTGTCATGCTGAAGAATCCCCAGGATGCTTCACTGCGTTCAGCATGACCAAAAGAGGCACAGCAGGAGGCAGCATTATGGTCAACCGGCAACGACTAGTAGACGATTTTATCGCCCTGTGTCGCATCAATAGCCCGCCAAAACAGGAAGCGGAGGTAATTGAGGCGGTGCTCCCACGCCTGCAACGGCTGGGGCTGGAAATCTGGCGTGACGACGCGGGCAAACACATCGGCGGAAACGCGGATAACGTCATCGCTCACCTGTCCGCGAACGTCACAGGCGTACCACCCATCTTCTTCAGTGCGCACTTCGACACGGTAGAGCCTAACCCCAACGTGCAGATTATCGTGGAGGGCGACCTCATTCGTACCGATGGCAACTCCATTCTGGGCGCGGACGACAAGGCGGGGCTGGCATCCCTGCTGGAAGCCATCGAATGTATTGCAGAAAACAACCTGCCTCACGGTGAGATATGGCTACTGCTCAGCGTGGCTGAAGAGATAGGTCTTCTGGGCGCGAAGCACCTGCCTCTGGAACAGGTCAACGCCACAATGGGCTTCGTGCTGGATACGGGTCCGCCTGTGGGACGAGTGGTAGTGGGTGCACCAACTCACGACCACCTGACGGTGCGCGTGATAGGACGCGCTGCGCACGCCGGAGCTGCCCCCGAACAGGGTGTCAGCGCGATCGTGGTAGCGTCGCGCGCGATTGCCCGCATGAAGCTGGGGCGCATCGACGAGGAGACCACTGCCAATATCGGCTCGTTTCATGGTGGGCAGGCAACCAACGTAGTGTGCCCGGAGGTGGAAATCCGCGCGGAGGCGCGCAGCCACAGCACAGAAAAGCTGGAAGCGCAGGTGGCTCACATGATAGCCTGCTTCCGCGAGGAGGCGGAAGCGATGGGTGCACAGGTGGAGGTGGAAACCTCGCGCCATTACCAGGCGTACCGCCTTTCTGAAGACGACCCAGTAGTGCAAATCGCCCGTGAGAGCGCGCTCGCGATAGGACTTCCCTACGAGGCGAAGCTAGCAGGCGGCGGTAGCGACGCCAATGTGTACAACGCAAAGGGCATCCCTACCGTCGTGTTGAGTACGGGTATGGACCAGGTGCATACGCACAACGAATGTTGCCGCATCTCCGACCTGGAGAAAACCGCCCGGTGGGTGCTGGAGATCGTGCGGCGGGTGGCGGAGAGCTAGTGTTCCAGCCTCTATCTTCTGGAGGGCGAGGCTCCTGCCGAGCCGTCGGCGTTGTGGCGAAAGCGCACCGATGGAGCAAGGCGTGTGTTTGAAGAGAAAACGCTCCTGATAGACTAATAATCCTTTCAGTGTTTTTCAAAAGCGTCAGCAAAGCATCTCATCTTGACAGATAGACTACCAGCCAGCCTCAAAACTCCGGCACAGGCGTGTAGACGTTCCTCCCACCGGTGCGGTCCTTGCCCCTCAACAGGTAAATGCGATGCCTGCCGCTGGTGTCGTTGTGTACCACATACGCCGGCATATAACGCATGGTGTATCCACAGCGCCGCTTGCTGGAGTAGTTGGGTGCAGAGGCGTGAACCGTCCATGCATCGTGGAAGCTGCACTCCCCTATCGCCAGCTCAATGTCCACTGCCTGCGACTCGTCTACATTCTGCAGTTCGGTGGAGAAAACGTGCGTCGTGGTGTCCACTGGACGATACGCTTCGTGCCCAGGATGTTGCCAGCAATGCGAGCCAGGGATGACGCGCATACAGCCGTTCTCGCGAGTGGATTCGTCCACTGCCAGCCACAGCGTGATAACCTCCATCGGCTCCAACCGGTTGCCCCAGTAATCGCCATCGGTGTGCCAGGGTACCGCTTTGCCATCGCCGCCCGGCTTGGCAATAAAGTGACTGCTCCACAGCACGATATCAGGACCGATGAAGCACTCTACCACATCCAGCACACGCGGGTGAGCCAGATAACGGAACAACCAGGGGTCCTCGAAATGAGGCACATCCAGCTCTTCAGGGCGTTTGCCAGGAGGGAGTGAAGCAATCATTTGATCCACATGCTCGCGCAGGAGGTCCAGCTCCTCTCGGGTAAAGATGCGCCCGAACTTCAGGTAACCATGCTCCTTATAGAATGCTACCTGCTCCGGCGTAGCGCGGGAGACAACCTGCCAGTCGTGCATAGACATATCCTGCTCCTCGTACAGCGTATTTTTCTTAGCTGATTATTTGGCTGATTGGGAGCGCGCTTCCTGCTGAACGGAGCGAACAATTCAAAGTATCGCTAAGCCTTTGTACTCACCCATTCCGATAGCCTTATCTCCAGATTCGGGAACAATCGTGGGCAGAAGAGCGCATCTCCCTCCACGTGGCTGCGTAGCACATAACCCTCTGTGGTCAGCTCGTACTCCGCGATGAGCAAGTTTTCAGGGTCAATTACCCAGTAGAATCGTACGCCTGCCTGCTGATAGCCCTCCAACTTGGTGAACAGGTCCCTCAGGCGTGTGGATGGTGATAACACCTCCACGACCAGGTCTGGTGCACCATGCACTTTGCCATCGGGAGCAGGAAGATGTTTCTCCCTTTCGCGCGCAATGAAGGCGACGTCGGGAATATAGCCTCGCCCGTTGGGCAAAGCGACATCTACTTCCATCACCACTGTGCCTGTTCCATTCTGGAGGCAATAGTCGTGCAGGCGAGCGAACAGCAAACCAGTTACCTGTTGATGCTCGCGGCGTGGTGAGGGCATTGGAACCAGTTTTCCCTCTTCCAGCTCGTAGTAGGGTGGACCCTCGGGGAGAGCAAGCCACTCCTCCTGTGTCCACTGCTTTTCCAGCAATATCGCCTGCTGGCTCATGAAACCATCACCTCGTTCCGATTGTATCAGATTGCCATCTAGTGATGCAAGCACCACTCGGCAATCATGCGCACACGCTCTATCGGCTCTTCGCCACCGCCCTCGGGCAGCTCGTCGGAGATGCCCAGTACCAGACGCGGGTGGAACAACTTCACCAGCTTCTCCACCATCTCCATCACCTGCTCGCGCGTGAAAGGCGGCAGGAACAGGATAGCAGGGATGCCGTCCAGCAGTACCTTGTCGCCGATGTGCTCTTTGATTTCCTCCGGCGTCACGTCGCCCTGCG from Armatimonadota bacterium includes the following:
- a CDS encoding tryptophan--tRNA ligase; its protein translation is MSKSRLLSGMQPTGVLHLGNLEGALRNWVLLQEQYESYFCIVDWHALTTLAERPEEIPHNVREVAIDYIAAGLDPQKCAIFVQSHVKEHAELHLLFSMITPLGWLERVPTYKEKRENLQIESVSYGLLGYPVLQAADILIYKAAVVPVGEDQLPHLELTREIARRFNFLYGEVFPEPQALLTPAARVPGLDGRKMSKSYNNAIYLSDDAQTVTQKVKQAYTDPLKIRKNDPGHPEGCVVFALHQIYSKQEVATIESECRAGQRGCVDCKMQLADNLNSALDPLRHRRQELLAKAGELERILKEGAEKARAVASETMKEVRKVMHLE
- a CDS encoding restriction endonuclease; the encoded protein is MSQQAILLEKQWTQEEWLALPEGPPYYELEEGKLVPMPSPRREHQQVTGLLFARLHDYCLQNGTGTVVMEVDVALPNGRGYIPDVAFIAREREKHLPAPDGKVHGAPDLVVEVLSPSTRLRDLFTKLEGYQQAGVRFYWVIDPENLLIAEYELTTEGYVLRSHVEGDALFCPRLFPNLEIRLSEWVSTKA
- a CDS encoding glucosamine--fructose-6-phosphate aminotransferase — protein: MAEQHHMHREIHEQPQVIRTVAQKSVRPAQLLAQAIRDRGVQFVMISARGTSDNAALYTKYRLEIEAGIPVASAAPSIFTLYSGQLNLSRAMVIGISQSGKAQDVVEVVSAARAAGALTAAITNDPSSELAQVAEHVLLCHAGEERSVAATKTYTATLANIALLVDALVGRTRPGEDIEEAAQGMEQVLAMEEEIELLAERYRYMSACMVLSRGYNFCTAHEAALKMMETGYVIARAYSAADFLHGPIAVVDTGFPCFVYAPNGNAYATMLQLTAKLRERGAEIVVISCNPEILRLATRMVVLPCDITERISPLVYIVVGQLFAFHLSETRGYDPDRPRGLSKITITR
- a CDS encoding non-ribosomal peptide synthase — translated: MSMHDWQVVSRATPEQVAFYKEHGYLKFGRIFTREELDLLREHVDQMIASLPPGKRPEELDVPHFEDPWLFRYLAHPRVLDVVECFIGPDIVLWSSHFIAKPGGDGKAVPWHTDGDYWGNRLEPMEVITLWLAVDESTRENGCMRVIPGSHCWQHPGHEAYRPVDTTTHVFSTELQNVDESQAVDIELAIGECSFHDAWTVHASAPNYSSKRRCGYTMRYMPAYVVHNDTSGRHRIYLLRGKDRTGGRNVYTPVPEF